A stretch of Phragmites australis chromosome 12, lpPhrAust1.1, whole genome shotgun sequence DNA encodes these proteins:
- the LOC133886680 gene encoding probable F-box protein At2g36090, which translates to MDAAGMGLEAADGRSPAGGDVDAAPVVEDIPADVLALVLRRLDGASLAALGCACSCFHELASDPATWRGICLAMWPSVRDVPCCWDGGGGHRALFADAFPFPAAPAAAPSVPASGSGCLPARLVSAVDLHHGGACIMSRVVDTDTSSDWFLGSPFRVDALVQEGFSAPSPITPAELTLSWILIDPSSGRAVNASSRRPVSVDRKWLTGDIVMRFTVVLRDVALDAAVTCDERYGHVREVSLCIEGGDGGGVSGRDGLAAITAAMAGARQGRGAEAAARLRYEEFVNGKRARKEWKARREGILDLCCSGVGAAAFAGFLVMLTFR; encoded by the coding sequence ATGGACGCCGCCGGCATGGGTCTTGAGGCCGCGGACGGCCGTTCTCCGGCGGGCGGTGACGTCGACGCGGCGCCGGTTGTCGAGGACATCCCGGCGGACGTCCTCGCGCTCGTGCTCCGCCGGCTCGACGGCGCGTCGCTGGCCGCGCTGGGGTGCGCGTGCTCCTGCTTCCACGAGCTCGCCAGCGACCCGGCCACGTGGCGCGGCATCTGCCTCGCCATGTGGCCGTCCGTCCGCGACGTGCCCTGCTGCTGGGACGGCGGCGGAGGACACCGGGCGCTCTTCGCTGACGCCTTCCCGTtcccggccgcgccggcggcggcaccgTCCGTGCCCGCCTCGGGCTCGGGCTGCCTCCCCGCGCGGCTCGTCTCGGCCGTTGACCTGCACCACGGGGGCGCCTGCATCATGTCGCGCGTCGTGGACACGGACACCTCGTCGGACTGGTTCCTGGGCTCCCCGTTCCGCGTCGACGCGCTCGTGCAGGAGGGCTTCTCGGCGCCGTCTCCGATCACCCCCGCCGAGCTGACGCTCAGCTGGATACTGATCGACCCGTCCTCCGGCCGCGCCGTGAATGCCTCCAGCCGGCGCCCGGTGTCCGTCGACCGGAAGTGGCTCACGGGGGACATCGTGATGCGGTTCACCGTCGTGCTCCGCGACGTCGCCCTGGACGCAGCCGTCACGTGCGACGAGCGGTACGGGCACGTCAGGGAGGTGAGCCTGTGCATAGAaggcggggacggcggcggcgtgagCGGCCGAGACGGGCTGGCAGCGATCACCGCGGCCATGGCGGGCGCGAGGCAGGGCCgcggcgcggaggcggcggcgaggctgaGGTACGAGGAGTTCGTGAATGGGAAGAGGGCGAGGAAGGAGTGGAAGGCGAGGCGGGAGGGCATCCTTGACCTCTGCTGCTCCGGCGTCGGGGCGGCGGCGTTCGCCGGGTTCCTGGTGATGCTGACGTTCCGGTGA